In one Watersipora subatra chromosome 6, tzWatSuba1.1, whole genome shotgun sequence genomic region, the following are encoded:
- the LOC137398070 gene encoding uncharacterized protein codes for MLNYPVTVAEDQIQRFAYKNNMVVNVFEWIESKGEGGESRSGLEIVHMDNRLYTEEAEGLPEVNLLLYKDHYMWIKSMSALMRKQTDHRGHSNYNCLRCLHHLTCERTFKDHIKGCLAAHDGTCIIKMPKPGSVMKFKNIKNMEKVPYTVYTDFESIIDRDTKVHTVCGYGVNLVNSLEKPLRFETYRGEDCMERFFAELDRIKELIDSIPIAKIIITPEQEQAFKTATECYMCGREATEEEDWLVRDHDHVSGSYRGPAHNSCNLKHRQTKKINVIFHNLKGYDSHLIVKAYEGYKGIDVIANTDEKYMSMRIDRFKFIDSMQHLNSSLAKLVKGLDDLLHLKQEFPEHYGLLARKGVYPYEYMDSHERFKERRLPDKKYFSSSLDNYAGISDKDYRHSQKVWRELGCRNLGDYHDLYLKSDVLLLTDVFESYRELAMVNYGLDPCHYISAPSLTLDACLKITKQELELITDVDMYNFFERGMRGGMSTCGGLRYAKANNPYVKDYDPSKPTTYIMYLDANSLYPSTMLKKTTDWWF; via the coding sequence atgttaaACTATCCGGTGACGGTTGCGGAAGATCAAATACAAAGGTTTGCCTACAAAAACAATATGGTCGTGAATGTGTTTGAGTGGATTGAATCTAAGGGAGAAGGCGGCGAGAGCAGGAGCGGGTTAGAGATTGTCCACATGGATAACCGGTTGTATACTGAGGAGGCGGAAGGTCTCCCCGAGGTTAACCTGCTTCTCTACAAGGATCATTACATGTGGATCAAGAGTATGTCAGCGTTAATGAGGAAGCAAACTGATCACAGAGGACATAGCAACTATAACTGCCTACGATGTCTCCACCACTTAACGTGTGAGAGAACATTTAAGGACCACATCAAAGGGTGCCTAGCCGCTCACGATGGTACTTGCATCATCAAAATGCCCAAACCTGGCTCGGTCATGAAGTTtaagaacattaaaaatatggaaaaggtGCCTTACACCGTCTACACGGATTTTGAGTCTATTATAGACAGAGATACCAAAGTCCATACAGTGTGTGGCTACGGCGTAAACCTGGTGAACAGCTTAGAAAAGCCATTGAGGTTTGAGACTTACAGGGGTGAGGATTGCATGGAGAGGTTCTTTGCAGAGCTTGATAGAATAAAAGAGTTGATAGATAGCATTCCAATCGCGAAAATAATAATCACTCCGGAGCAAGAGCAAGCATTTAAAACTGCGACAGAGTGCTACATGTGTGGGCGCGAGGCTACGGAAGAAGAAGATTGGCTAGTTAGAGATCATGATCATGTCTCTGGGTCGTACAGAGGCCCCGCGCACAATAGCTGCAATCTCAAGCACAGACAGACAAAAAAGATTAACGTGATATTTCACAACCTCAAGGGGTACGACTCTCATTTAATTGTCAAGGCTTACGAGGGGTACAAGGGCATCGATGTTATAGCGAACACGGATGAAAAGTACATGTCAATGAGAATAGATCGCTTTAAGTTTATCGACAGCATGCAACACCTCAACAGTTCACTGGCCAAACTAGTGAAAGGACTAGACGATCTCCTGCACTTGAAACAAGAGTTTCCGGAACACTACGGCTTGTTGGCGAGAAAGGGCGTGTATCCGTACGAGTATATGGATTCTCACGAGCGGTTTAAAGAACGACGACTCCCGGATAAAAAGTACTTTAGCTCATCACTTGACAATTATGCCGGTATAAGTGATAAGGACTATCGGCATTCTCAAAAAGTGTGGAGAGAGCTCGGATGTAGAAATTTGGGTGACTACCATGACCTATATCTAAAGAGCGATGTGCTACTCTTGACGGATGTCTTTGAGAGTTATAGAGAATTAGCCATGGTGAATTATGGCCTCGATCCATGCCATTACATCTCTGCACCCTCATTGACATTGGATGCTTGCTTAAAAATAACGAAGCAAGAACTGGAGCTCATCACCGATGTAGATATGTACAATTTCTTTGAGAGAGGCATGAGAGGTGGCATGTCTACCTGCGGTGGTTTGCGGTATGCCAAGGCAAACAATCCGTATGTAAAGGACTACGATCCGAGTAAGCCAACTACCTACATTATGTACTTGGATGCCAACAGTCTGTACCCTTCGACAATGTTGAAAAAAACTACCGACTGGTGGTTTTGA